The Martelella sp. AD-3 genome includes a region encoding these proteins:
- a CDS encoding alpha-glucuronidase family glycosyl hydrolase: protein MNTLLSHLLKLEAAKTGQHCAASAVDEDGYDLWLRYRPLAEPRRDAVDKAVRAFVFGAASPTMTAAREELERAFFAMLVKCVPVLQDGEICDGAVVAGTPENLPLIAALDLPLSDLGKEGYRVFSLTLDGKRVTAITANTDIGVLYGCFAFLRHIQTGGDPAKIDLASAPKLDLRLLNHWDNLDGSVERGYSGHSIWDWWTLPDYVNRRYVDYARANASVGINGTVLNNVNAAPEILNDLYLQKAAKLADIFRPYGLKVFLSVNFASPSALGELATSDPADPAVQQWWKDKAREVYRLIPDFGGFLVKANSEGQPGPGDYGRSHAEGANMLADALAPHGGTLIWRAFVYASDPGTDRATEALSEFKPLDGTFRNNVLLQVKNGPIDFQPREPVSPAFGQITKTPLVMEFQVTKEYLGQATHLAYLGPAFEEVLKFDTHARGPGTTVSRILKGEVFPQKVTGIAAVANIGTDRDWTGGTFNQANWYVYGRLAWDPDETAAAIAEDWVKMTFTDEPGFVRTVVDMMMGSHETLVNYMMPYGLHHQVATGHHYGPGPWVSELDRPEWNPTYYNRADENGIGFNRLSDGSNAVAQYSPEVAALFSDPHGFDERYLLWFHHVPWDFPLTCGKTLWEGLATRYDEGVDGVSRMMKSWESLHPQVDSQRFEQVRAFLQIQHREAKWWRDACLAYFSAIARRRLPEGHAAPAHTLEHYRTIHFRFAPGDPA from the coding sequence ATGAACACCCTGCTATCGCACCTGCTCAAACTGGAAGCGGCCAAGACCGGCCAACATTGCGCCGCATCGGCTGTCGACGAAGATGGTTATGATCTCTGGCTGCGCTACCGCCCGCTTGCGGAACCCCGCCGGGATGCGGTGGACAAGGCCGTCCGTGCCTTTGTTTTCGGCGCTGCAAGCCCGACGATGACGGCGGCCCGGGAAGAACTGGAGCGCGCCTTCTTCGCGATGCTGGTCAAATGTGTTCCGGTTCTCCAGGACGGCGAGATCTGCGACGGCGCGGTCGTTGCCGGAACGCCTGAAAACCTGCCCTTGATCGCCGCTCTGGACCTGCCGCTTTCGGACCTTGGCAAGGAAGGCTACCGCGTTTTCAGCCTGACCCTTGATGGCAAGCGCGTCACGGCCATTACCGCCAACACCGATATTGGCGTGCTCTATGGCTGCTTCGCCTTCCTGCGTCACATCCAGACGGGCGGCGATCCGGCAAAGATCGACCTTGCCTCCGCGCCGAAACTCGACCTCCGGCTTCTCAATCACTGGGACAATCTCGACGGATCGGTCGAGCGCGGCTATTCCGGTCATTCCATCTGGGACTGGTGGACGCTTCCCGATTACGTCAACCGGCGTTACGTCGACTATGCCCGCGCCAACGCGTCTGTCGGCATCAACGGCACAGTGCTGAACAATGTCAATGCGGCGCCGGAGATCCTGAACGACCTCTATCTCCAGAAGGCCGCGAAGCTTGCGGATATCTTCCGGCCTTACGGGCTGAAGGTGTTCCTCTCGGTCAATTTCGCCTCCCCTTCGGCCTTGGGCGAACTGGCGACATCGGACCCCGCCGATCCCGCCGTGCAGCAATGGTGGAAGGACAAGGCGCGCGAAGTCTATCGCCTGATCCCCGATTTCGGCGGCTTTCTGGTCAAGGCCAATTCGGAAGGACAGCCCGGTCCCGGCGACTATGGCCGCAGCCATGCCGAAGGCGCCAACATGCTGGCGGATGCGCTCGCCCCCCATGGCGGCACCCTGATCTGGCGGGCCTTCGTCTATGCCTCCGATCCCGGCACCGACCGCGCCACGGAAGCCCTGAGCGAATTCAAGCCGCTCGACGGCACCTTCCGTAACAACGTCCTTTTGCAGGTCAAGAACGGGCCGATCGACTTTCAGCCGCGCGAACCGGTCTCGCCCGCCTTCGGGCAGATCACGAAAACGCCGCTGGTCATGGAATTCCAGGTCACCAAGGAGTATCTCGGCCAGGCCACGCATCTGGCCTATCTCGGACCGGCCTTTGAGGAAGTGCTGAAATTCGACACCCATGCGCGCGGACCGGGAACAACCGTCAGCAGAATTCTCAAGGGTGAGGTCTTCCCGCAGAAGGTGACGGGGATTGCCGCGGTGGCCAATATCGGGACCGACCGCGACTGGACGGGCGGCACCTTCAACCAGGCCAACTGGTATGTCTATGGCCGGTTGGCATGGGACCCCGATGAAACGGCCGCCGCCATCGCCGAAGACTGGGTGAAGATGACCTTTACCGACGAGCCCGGTTTCGTCCGCACCGTCGTCGACATGATGATGGGCTCTCACGAGACGCTGGTGAACTACATGATGCCTTATGGCCTGCACCATCAGGTGGCAACGGGCCACCATTACGGGCCGGGACCGTGGGTGAGCGAGCTGGATCGGCCGGAGTGGAACCCGACCTATTATAACCGCGCGGATGAAAACGGCATCGGCTTCAACCGCCTGTCCGACGGGAGCAATGCGGTTGCACAGTACAGCCCCGAGGTGGCGGCCCTGTTTTCCGACCCGCACGGCTTCGATGAGCGTTATCTGCTCTGGTTTCACCATGTCCCGTGGGATTTTCCGCTGACCTGCGGAAAGACGCTCTGGGAAGGCCTTGCGACGCGCTACGACGAGGGCGTGGACGGCGTTTCGCGCATGATGAAATCCTGGGAGAGCCTGCACCCGCAGGTGGACAGCCAGCGTTTCGAGCAGGTGCGCGCTTTTCTCCAAATCCAGCATCGCGAGGCGAAGTGGTGGCGTGACGCATGCCTTGCCTATTT